Genomic DNA from Pelosinus sp. UFO1:
GCGCAAGCAATGAATGGGCAACGACAAAATAGCATAATCGATTTACGTAAAAATATCATAAAAAATGTCCATGAGATAAAAGTAATGCCCAATAGTATCAGCAAAAAACTAAAAATTACTTGGATGCGTAGGGCTCATGAAGGAGCAATGGGCTATGATCCAGTGATTACCCAGACGAACATTTCTTTTTCCGATTATGTACAAAATATATTAATTGCCAATACTGAGGGCACTTATGTAGAGGATATTCGCAGCCGAAATCGTTTGGCAATTAGTGCGATGGCAACATCTGCCTCGGAAAAGGAAACGGGGTTTGTAGGACCTGGCTATTTTGGTGGTTTAGAATATATGGAACAGCTCGATATAGAGGCATATGCCCGCGAAGCTGCTCGCAGTGCTAAGACTATAATTAACGCTGGCTTTGCTCCCTCTGGAAAGTTTCCTGTTGTGATTGGTAATGGATTTGGTGGAGTTCTCTTCCATGAAGCATGTGGTCATGGCTTGGAAGCAACCAGTGTTGCTTATAAGACTTCTGTCTTTGCCGACAAATTAGGACAACTGGTTGCATCCCCCCTTGTCACGGCTTATGACGACGGGACGATACCAAATGCCTGGGGTTCTTTACATATCGATGATGAGGGCATGCCTACAAGGCGAAACCTGCTAATTGAAAATGGAGTTTTAAAGGGTTATCTTATTGATAAGCTCGGTAGCCGTAAAATGTCAATGGCGCCAACAGGGTCTGGACGTCGAGAATCGTACCGTTATGCCCCTACATCTAGAATGAATAATACCTATATTGCAGCAGGGGAATCCACTCCAGAAGAGATTATTCAAAGTACCGAGTTTGGGATCTTTGCAAAATCTATGGGGGGCGGTTCCGTCAATACTGCCACTGGTGATTATAATTTTAACGTACGGGAAGGATATATGATTCGGCAAGGGAAAATTGCCGAGCCGATAAAAGGTGCCACATTAATTGGTAATGGGATGAGTACCTTACAAAAAATCGATCGAGTTGGTAATAACCTAAAACATGAAATTGGCATGTGCGGGGCAAGTAGTGGCACCGTTCCTGTCACAGTAGGCCAACCAATGGTAAGGGTATCGGAGCTAACTGTAGGTGGAAGAAAGGAGGAATAACCGTTGGATATACATAACTTTCAAAAAACATTATTTGAAAAAGGACAGAAAAGTGGCTTTAATGATATGGAGATTTTTTACTCTGCTAAGAAATCCACCACAGTAAAGGTCTTAGAACAAGAGATTAAAGATTATGTGATAACAGAACAAGGTGGTATTTCTTTTCGCGGAATCTATCAAAGCAAGATGGGATATTCCTACACAGAGAAGCTGGATGAAAAATC
This window encodes:
- a CDS encoding TldD/PmbA family protein; its protein translation is MLSQGVIEKVLNAAGETGGDFAEIFVEDKTSSSLTMIGGILEKAVSGRDFGVGIRIFKGCFSVYAYTNDASEANLIKVAQSAAQAMNGQRQNSIIDLRKNIIKNVHEIKVMPNSISKKLKITWMRRAHEGAMGYDPVITQTNISFSDYVQNILIANTEGTYVEDIRSRNRLAISAMATSASEKETGFVGPGYFGGLEYMEQLDIEAYAREAARSAKTIINAGFAPSGKFPVVIGNGFGGVLFHEACGHGLEATSVAYKTSVFADKLGQLVASPLVTAYDDGTIPNAWGSLHIDDEGMPTRRNLLIENGVLKGYLIDKLGSRKMSMAPTGSGRRESYRYAPTSRMNNTYIAAGESTPEEIIQSTEFGIFAKSMGGGSVNTATGDYNFNVREGYMIRQGKIAEPIKGATLIGNGMSTLQKIDRVGNNLKHEIGMCGASSGTVPVTVGQPMVRVSELTVGGRKEE